Proteins from one Zavarzinia compransoris genomic window:
- a CDS encoding AraC family transcriptional regulator, which yields MQRGTISVHLVEEALVEARRRETDVDAILAEAGIDPALLGEADARVPATQYAALWLALARALDCEFFAMDRHPMRPGSFTLMCRAAHSAATVGQGLRRALRFIGLILDDFQGTLVHEGERAAIVLAERAEPRRAFTYCTFWLIVHGVTCWLAGRRIAVTAADFRCAEPPYTDDYRTLFTHDLHFGRSRTRLEFDAAVLDLPVKRSEAELKSFLRRAPANILVKYRSNDSLTVRVRRELRRQPPTEWPDFDRLAAGLHMSASTLRRRLDGEGQSYQSIKDSLRRDLAIRCLTRGRASIAEIADELGFADPSSFHRAFKKWTGRQPNQYRQQTAAAKET from the coding sequence ATGCAGCGCGGAACGATTTCGGTCCATCTGGTCGAGGAAGCCCTGGTCGAGGCCCGGCGCCGGGAAACCGACGTCGACGCGATCCTGGCTGAGGCCGGGATCGACCCCGCCCTGCTGGGCGAGGCCGACGCCCGGGTGCCGGCCACCCAATATGCCGCCCTGTGGCTGGCGCTGGCCCGCGCCCTCGACTGCGAATTCTTCGCCATGGACCGGCACCCGATGCGGCCGGGCAGCTTCACCCTGATGTGCCGCGCCGCCCATTCGGCGGCAACCGTGGGCCAGGGCCTGCGCCGGGCCCTGCGCTTCATCGGCCTCATCCTGGACGATTTCCAGGGCACCCTGGTGCACGAGGGCGAGCGGGCGGCGATCGTCCTGGCCGAGCGGGCGGAGCCGCGCCGCGCCTTCACCTATTGCACCTTCTGGCTGATCGTCCATGGCGTCACCTGCTGGCTGGCCGGGCGGCGCATCGCGGTGACGGCAGCCGATTTCCGCTGCGCCGAGCCGCCCTATACGGACGACTACCGCACCCTGTTCACCCACGACCTGCATTTCGGGCGCAGCCGCACGCGGCTGGAATTCGATGCCGCCGTCCTCGACCTGCCGGTGAAGCGCAGCGAGGCGGAACTGAAATCCTTCCTGCGCCGGGCCCCGGCCAACATCCTGGTCAAATACCGCTCGAACGACAGCCTGACGGTGCGGGTGCGGCGGGAATTGCGCCGCCAGCCGCCGACCGAATGGCCAGATTTCGACCGCCTGGCCGCGGGCCTGCACATGTCCGCCTCGACGCTGCGCCGCCGCCTGGACGGCGAGGGCCAGAGCTATCAGTCGATCAAGGATTCGCTGCGCCGCGACCTCGCCATCCGCTGCCTGACCCGGGGCCGCGCCAGCATCGCCGAAATCGCCGACGAACTGGGCTTCGCCGACCCCAGTTCGTTCCACCGCGCCTTCAAGAAATGGACCGGCCGCCAGCCGAACCAGTACCGCCAGCAGACGGCCGCGGCCAAGGAAACATGA
- a CDS encoding AMP-binding protein, which yields MKRSYSSVIAAFTVEALEREILKGSLAGGLNACLECCDAHVAPGKVALNYVAKDGTLSTLTFEELRDQTARFANVLTALGVKAGDRISGLLPRTPELLITILGAWRIGAVYNPLFTAFGPKAIEHRVKSAESKLVVTDLVNRPKLDDVVDCPPVLTVGDTVPAGDLNFKAELAARDAGFEPVLRGADDAFLLMFTSGTTGLPKGVPVPLKALLSFGVYMRDAVDLRPEDKFWNIADPGWAYGLYYAVTGPLLLGHTTTFYEGSFTVESTYKLIKDLGITNLAGSPTAYRLLIAAGAEAAAPVKGQLRAVSSAGEPLNPEVIRWFAEHLAAPINDHYGQTELGMVVNNHHGLDHPIRLGSAGLSMPGYRATVVNEEGTEELPVGKPGILALDRSQSPLFWFPGYLNRDTPSFVGPYYLTGDTVELNDDGSISFVGRSDDIITSAGYRIGPFDVESALIEHAAVVEAAVVGKPDPERTEIVKAFVVLSKGFEPSDALVEELQLYVRKRLSTHSFPREIEFVTDLPKTPSGKVQRFILRNQEVAKAKEASAA from the coding sequence ATGAAGCGTAGCTATTCGTCCGTTATCGCCGCTTTCACCGTCGAGGCGCTGGAGCGGGAAATCCTGAAGGGCAGCCTTGCCGGCGGCCTGAACGCCTGCCTCGAATGCTGCGACGCCCATGTCGCGCCGGGCAAGGTGGCGCTGAACTATGTCGCCAAGGACGGCACGCTCTCGACCTTGACGTTCGAGGAACTGCGCGACCAGACCGCGCGTTTCGCCAATGTCCTGACCGCCCTGGGCGTCAAGGCCGGCGACCGGATTTCCGGCCTGCTGCCCCGCACCCCGGAACTGCTGATCACCATCCTCGGCGCCTGGCGCATCGGCGCGGTCTATAACCCGCTCTTCACCGCCTTCGGCCCGAAGGCGATCGAGCACCGGGTGAAATCGGCTGAAAGCAAGCTGGTCGTCACCGATCTCGTCAACCGGCCGAAGCTGGACGATGTGGTCGATTGCCCACCGGTCCTGACCGTGGGTGACACGGTTCCCGCCGGCGACCTGAACTTCAAGGCCGAGCTTGCCGCCCGCGACGCCGGCTTCGAGCCGGTGCTGCGCGGCGCCGACGATGCCTTCCTCCTGATGTTCACCTCGGGCACTACGGGGCTGCCCAAGGGCGTGCCCGTGCCCTTGAAGGCGCTGCTGTCCTTCGGCGTCTACATGCGTGATGCGGTCGACCTCCGCCCCGAGGACAAGTTCTGGAACATCGCCGATCCGGGCTGGGCCTATGGCCTCTACTACGCCGTGACCGGCCCCCTGCTGCTGGGGCATACCACCACTTTCTACGAAGGCTCGTTCACGGTCGAATCGACCTACAAGCTGATCAAGGACCTGGGCATCACCAATCTGGCCGGGTCGCCCACCGCCTATCGCCTGCTGATCGCGGCCGGCGCCGAGGCCGCCGCGCCGGTGAAGGGCCAGCTGCGCGCCGTCTCCTCGGCCGGCGAGCCGCTGAACCCGGAAGTGATCCGCTGGTTCGCCGAACACCTGGCCGCCCCGATCAACGACCATTACGGCCAGACCGAGCTGGGCATGGTGGTGAACAACCACCACGGCCTGGACCATCCGATCCGTCTCGGCTCCGCCGGCCTGTCCATGCCCGGCTATCGCGCCACCGTGGTGAACGAGGAAGGGACCGAGGAATTGCCGGTCGGCAAGCCCGGCATTCTGGCGCTCGACCGCAGCCAGTCGCCGCTGTTCTGGTTCCCCGGCTATCTGAACCGCGATACGCCCAGCTTCGTCGGCCCCTATTACCTGACCGGCGACACGGTGGAACTGAACGACGACGGTTCGATCAGCTTCGTCGGCCGCTCGGACGACATCATCACCTCGGCCGGCTATCGCATCGGCCCCTTCGACGTCGAAAGCGCGCTGATCGAGCATGCGGCGGTGGTCGAGGCGGCGGTGGTGGGCAAGCCCGATCCCGAGCGGACCGAAATCGTCAAGGCCTTCGTCGTCCTGTCCAAGGGCTTCGAGCCGTCGGATGCCCTGGTCGAGGAATTGCAGCTCTATGTCCGCAAGCGCCTGTCGACCCATTCCTTCCCGCGCGAGATCGAATTCGTGACCGACCTGCCGAAGACCCCGTCCGGCAAGGTCCAGCGCTTCATCCTGCGCAACCAGGAAGTGGCCAAGGCCAAGGAAGCCTCGGCCGCCTGA
- a CDS encoding SDR family NAD(P)-dependent oxidoreductase, translating into MQITGKTFIVTGGASGLGLATAKMVVAEGGNAVLVDVNPNGEAVAGELGAKALFVKTDVTNADDAQAAVDAALARFGALHGLANCAGIVIGEKVVGRDAPHRLDTFAKVIGVNLIGAFNMLRVAAFAMAKNEPGEDGERGVIVNTASIAAYDGQIGQAAYAASKGGVVGMTLPIARELARTGIRVVSIAPGTFETPMMAGMPQEVKDSLGRLVPFPSRLGYPAEFAALVKHIAENRMLNGEVIRLDGALRMAAK; encoded by the coding sequence GTGCAGATCACGGGCAAGACCTTCATCGTAACCGGCGGCGCTTCGGGCCTCGGCCTCGCGACGGCGAAGATGGTGGTGGCGGAAGGCGGCAATGCCGTTCTCGTCGACGTCAATCCGAACGGCGAGGCGGTCGCCGGCGAACTGGGGGCCAAGGCCCTGTTCGTGAAGACCGACGTCACCAATGCCGACGACGCGCAGGCCGCGGTCGATGCCGCCCTGGCCAGGTTCGGCGCGCTCCACGGCCTTGCCAATTGCGCCGGCATCGTGATCGGCGAAAAAGTGGTGGGGCGCGACGCCCCCCACCGGCTGGATACATTCGCCAAGGTGATCGGCGTCAACCTGATCGGCGCCTTCAACATGCTGCGCGTCGCCGCCTTCGCCATGGCGAAGAACGAGCCGGGCGAGGACGGCGAGCGCGGCGTGATCGTGAACACCGCCTCGATCGCCGCCTATGACGGCCAGATCGGCCAGGCGGCCTATGCGGCCTCGAAAGGCGGCGTGGTCGGCATGACATTGCCGATCGCCCGCGAACTGGCGCGCACCGGCATCCGCGTGGTCTCGATCGCGCCCGGCACCTTCGAGACGCCGATGATGGCGGGCATGCCGCAGGAGGTGAAGGACAGCCTGGGCCGGCTCGTGCCCTTCCCTTCGCGCCTCGGTTACCCGGCGGAATTCGCCGCCCTGGTCAAGCATATCGCCGAGAACCGCATGCTGAACGGCGAGGTCATCCGCCTCGACGGTGCCCTGCGCATGGCTGCGAAATAA